A region of Arabidopsis thaliana chromosome 5, partial sequence DNA encodes the following proteins:
- a CDS encoding kinase with adenine nucleotide alpha hydrolases-like domain-containing protein (Protein kinase protein with adenine nucleotide alpha hydrolases-like domain; FUNCTIONS IN: kinase activity; INVOLVED IN: protein amino acid phosphorylation, response to stress; LOCATED IN: cellular_component unknown; EXPRESSED IN: male gametophyte, pollen tube; EXPRESSED DURING: M germinated pollen stage; CONTAINS InterPro DOMAIN/s: UspA (InterPro:IPR006016), Serine/threonine-protein kinase domain (InterPro:IPR002290), Serine/threonine-protein kinase-like domain (InterPro:IPR017442), Protein kinase-like domain (InterPro:IPR011009), Serine/threonine-protein kinase, active site (InterPro:IPR008271), Rossmann-like alpha/beta/alpha sandwich fold (InterPro:IPR014729), Protein kinase, catalytic domain (InterPro:IPR000719), Tyrosine-protein kinase, catalytic domain (InterPro:IPR020635); BEST Arabidopsis thaliana protein match is: Protein kinase protein with adenine nucleotide alpha hydrolases-like domain (TAIR:AT2G07020.1); Has 1807 Blast hits to 1807 proteins in 277 species: Archae - 0; Bacteria - 0; Metazoa - 736; Fungi - 347; Plants - 385; Viruses - 0; Other Eukaryotes - 339 (source: NCBI BLink).) yields the protein MVRTSEKREENITLAIDRDKESQNALKWAVSNLLSRGQTLTLLHVKLKQPSSLPYSGSNFSKPGDDPSELFLPFRCYCARKDINCQDVVVEDVSAAKGIVDYVQQNAIETLILGSSKMTLLRFKAADVSSTVMKKAPSFCTVYVISKGKISFLRSATSSPPHSNMPSMRHHSHAQTSNMNVERRQQTMQRTHDEIKIEIKRGYEGVYQPSITDSDISFVSSGRPSVDQMFPSLYDDVDVPRLSVTSEYGENRLSFATTYSKQSIDLGSPYAPNSSTSFESGRQSFSLQGQDELETEMRRLKMELKHTMEMYNSACKEAISAKKAANELLKWKAEKEHKLEEVRLSKEAAMAMAEREKEKSRAAMEAAVAAQKLSDLEAEKRKHIETVDEKKRAVSSLRYRKYTIEEIEEATEDFSPSRKVGEGGYGPVYKGTLDYTKVAIKVLRPDAAQGRSQFQREVEVLTCMRHPNMVLLLGACPEYGCLVYEYMANGSLDDCLFRRGNSPILSWQLRFRIASEIATGLHFLHQMKPEPLVHRDLKPGNILLDQHFVSKISDVGLARLVPPSVADTATQYRMTSTAGTFFYIDPEYQQTGMLGTKSDIYSFGIMLLQILTAKPPMGLTHHVEKAIEKGTFAEMLDPAVPDWPFEEALAAAKLALQCAKLRRKDRPDLGNIVLPELKKLRDLAEESIKFGVRQPSPIRSSGSATSIQEIISDPQLQYGSDSSSLHNSSTS from the exons ATGGTGAGAACCTccgagaaaagagaagaaaatattactCTTGCCATTGACAGAGACAAAGAGAGCCAAAACGCGTTGAAATGGGCGGTTAGCAATCTTCTTAGCCGAGGACAGACTCTTACTCTTCTTCATGTTAAACTCAAACAACCCTCCTCTCTTCCCTATTCTG GATCAAACTTTAGTAAGCCAGGCGATGATCCGTCAGAattgtttcttccttttcgtTGCTACTGTGCTAGAAAAGAT ATCAACTGCCAAGATGTGGTTGTGGAGGACGTTAGTGCGGCTAAAGGAATAGTTGACTACGTGCAACAGAATGCAATCGAGACTTTAATACTCGGTTCTTCGAAGATGACTCTTTTAAG GTTCAAAGCAGCGGATGTTTCAAGCACTGTCATGAAAAAGGCACCGAGTTTCTGTACAGTATATGTTATCTCTAAAGGGAAAATCTCGTTTCTGAGATCAGCTACAAGTTCACCTCCCCATTCCAATATGCCATCTATGCGACATCATTCACACGCTCAGACGAGCAATATGAATG TTGAAAGGAGGCAACAAACAATGCAAAGAACACATGATGAGATCAAGATAGAGATCAA AAGAGGATACGAAGGCGTTTACCAGCCCTCAATAACAGACTCTGATATATCATTTGTGAGTAGTGGAAGACCGAGTGTGGATCAGATGTTTCCTTCCTTGTATGACGATGTGGATGTTCCACGGCTCTCAGTCACCTCTGAGTATGGAGAAAATCGATTGAGTTTTGCTACAACATACTCAAAGCAGTCCATAGATCTTGGCTCACCATATGCACCAAACTCTTCAACCTCATTTGAAAGTGGGAGACAATCATTTTCACTACAGGGCCAA GATGAGCTTGAAACCGAGATGAGAAGGCTGAAGATGGAGCTAAAGCATACAATGGAAATGTATAACAGTGCCTGCAAGGAAGCAATCTCTGCAAAGAAAGCG GCTAACGAGTTACTCAAGTGGAAAGCAGAGAAGGAACATAAATTAGAAGAAGTGAGACTTTCCAAGGAAGCAGCGATGGCAATGGCAGAGagggagaaagaaaaaagcagaGCAGCTATGGAAGCGGCAGTGGCAGCGCAGAAATTATCAGACCTTGAAGCTGAAAAGAGAAAGCACATTGAAACCGTAGATGAAAAGAAGAGGGCGGTGTCTTCTTTAAGGTACAGAAAATACACTATTgaggagattgaagaagccACAGAAGATTTCTCGCCTAGTCGCAAGGTCGGAGAAGGAGGCTATGGACCTGTTTACAAGGGAACACTAGACTATACTAAAGTGGCGATAAAAGTTCTAAGACCAGACGCGGCACAAGGAAGGTCTCAGTTCCAGCGAGAGGTTGAAGTACTAACCTGTATGAGACATCCAAACATGGTTCTCCTGCTTGGTGCATGTCCGGAATACGGATGTTTAGTCTATGAATACATGGCCAATGGTAGCTTAGACGACTGTCTCTTCAGACGAGGAAACTCTCCAATCCTTTCTTGGCAGCTAAGATTTCGTATAGCATCTGAAATCGCAACCGGTCTTCATTTCCTCCACCAGATGAAACCGGAGCCTTTGGTGCACCGTGACCTTAAACCGGGAAACATATTACTCGACCAGCATTTCGTCAGCAAGATTTCAGATGTGGGCTTGGCCAGACTCGTCCCTCCATCTGTTGCTGACACTGCAACCCAATATAGAATGACTTCAACCGCTGGAACATTCTTTTACATAGATCCTGAATATCAGCAGACCGGTATGTTGGGAACTAAGTCAGACATTTACTCATTCGGCATTATGCTTTTGCAAATACTTACAGCTAAGCCACCAATGGGTTTAACTCATCACGTCGAAAAAGCCATTGAAAAGGGAACTTTCGCTGAGATGTTAGACCCTGCTGTTCCTGACTGGCCATTCGAAGAAGCCTTGGCTGCAGCAAAACTTGCTCTACAATGTGCAAAATTAAGACGCAAAGACAGACCTGACTTAGGGAACATTGTTTTGCCTGAGCTTAAAAAACTCAGGGATCTAGCTGAAGAAAGCATTAAATTTGGTGTAAGACAGCCTTCACCGATCAGGAGCTCAGGGTCCGCGACTTCGATACAG GAGATTATAAGTGATCCTCAGCTACAATATGGATCTGATAGCTCAAGTTTGCACAACAGTTCTACATCTTGA
- the PRK1 gene encoding Leucine-rich repeat protein kinase family protein (Leucine-rich repeat protein kinase family protein; FUNCTIONS IN: protein serine/threonine kinase activity, kinase activity, ATP binding; INVOLVED IN: transmembrane receptor protein tyrosine kinase signaling pathway, protein amino acid phosphorylation; LOCATED IN: apical plasma membrane, apical part of cell; EXPRESSED IN: sepal, male gametophyte, root, flower, pollen tube; EXPRESSED DURING: L mature pollen stage, M germinated pollen stage, 4 anthesis; CONTAINS InterPro DOMAIN/s: Protein kinase, catalytic domain (InterPro:IPR000719), Leucine-rich repeat-containing N-terminal domain, type 2 (InterPro:IPR013210), Leucine-rich repeat (InterPro:IPR001611), Serine/threonine-protein kinase-like domain (InterPro:IPR017442), Protein kinase-like domain (InterPro:IPR011009); BEST Arabidopsis thaliana protein match is: Leucine-rich repeat protein kinase family protein (TAIR:AT2G07040.1); Has 1807 Blast hits to 1807 proteins in 277 species: Archae - 0; Bacteria - 0; Metazoa - 736; Fungi - 347; Plants - 385; Viruses - 0; Other Eukaryotes - 339 (source: NCBI BLink).), giving the protein MPPMQARTLSVYNVMVPLVCLLLFFSTPTHGLSDSEAILKFKESLVVGQENALASWNAKSPPCTWSGVLCNGGSVWRLQMENLELSGSIDIEALSGLTSLRTLSFMNNKFEGPFPDFKKLAALKSLYLSNNQFGGDIPGDAFEGMGWLKKVHLAQNKFTGQIPSSVAKLPKLLELRLDGNQFTGEIPEFEHQLHLLNLSNNALTGPIPESLSMTDPKVFEGNKGLYGKPLETECDSPYIEHPPQSEARPKSSSRGPLVITAIVAALTILIILGVIFLLNRSYKNKKPRLAVETGPSSLQKKTGIREADQSRRDRKKADHRKGSGTTKRMGAAAGVENTKLSFLREDREKFDLQDLLKASAEILGSGCFGASYKAVLSSGQMMVVKRFKQMNNAGRDEFQEHMKRLGRLMHHNLLSIVAYYYRKEEKLLVCDFAERGSLAINLHSNQSLGKPSLDWPTRLKIVKGVAKGLFYLHQDLPSLMAPHGHLKSSNVLLTKTFEPLLTDYGLIPLINQEKAQMHMAAYRSPEYLQHRRITKKTDVWGLGILILEILTGKFPANFSQSSEEDLASWVNSGFHGVWAPSLFDKGMGKTSHCEGQILKLLTIGLNCCEPDVEKRLDIGQAVEKIEELKEREGDDDDFYSTYVSETDGRSSKGESCESISFA; this is encoded by the exons ATGCCTCCCATGCAGGCGCGTACCCTCAGCGTATACAACGTCATGGTACCACTAGTATGTCTCCTCCTTTTCTTCTCCACACCCACTCATGGTCTTTCAGATTCTGAGGCTATCCTCAAGTTCAAGGAATCTTTAGTTGTTGGGCAGGAAAACGCGTTGGCCTCATGGAATGCTAAAAGTCCTCCTTGCACTTGGTCTGGTGTCTTGTGCAATGGCGGCTCCGTCTGGAGACTGCAGATGGAGAACTTGGAGCTTTCTGGTTCTATAGACATCGAGGCATTGTCGGGTTTGACATCCTTGAGGACTCTAAGCTTCATGAACAACAAGTTTGAAGGGCCATTCCCTGACTTCAAGAAACTCGCTGCTCTCAAGTCACTCTACCTGTCAAACAATCAATTCGGAGGAGATATACCAGGGGATGCTTTTGAAGGTATGGGGTGGTTGAAGAAGGTCCATTTGGCACAAAACAAGTTTACCGGTCAAATTCCGTCATCTGTGGCCAAATTGCCCAAGCTTTTAGAACTGAGACTTGACGGGAACCAATTCACTGGAGAGATACCAGAGTTTGAACATCAGCTACACTTGTTAAACCTTTCAAACAATGCATTAACAGGTCCAATACCAGAGAGTCTCAGCATGACAGATCCAAAGGTGTTTGAAGGTAACAAAGGCTTATATGGAAAACCGCTGGAAACAGAATGTGATTCTCCTTATATAGAACATCCTCCACAGTCTGAGGCACGAcccaaatcatcatcaaggGGACCTCTCGTTATAACAGCAATAGTCGCGGCCTTGACAATACTCATAATCCTTGGAGTGATCTTCTTGCTTAACCGCAGctataagaataaaaaaccGCGTTTGGCGGTGGAAACCGGACCATCAAGTCTACAGAAGAAAACCGGCATCCGAGAAGCAGACCAAAGTCGTAGAGACAGAAAGAAAGCCGACCACCGGAAAGGCTCAGGCACTACTAAGAGGATGGGTGCAGCAGCTGGAGTGGAGAACACAAAGCTTTCATTCTTGAGGGAAGATAGGGAAAAATTTGACCTGCAAGATCTGTTGAAGGCTTCGGCCGAGATACTTGGAAGTGGATGTTTTGGAGCATCTTATAAAGCAGTGCTATCAAGCGGACAAATGATGGTCGTGAAGAGGTTCAAGCAGATGAACAATGCAGGGAGGGATGAGTTTCAAGAGCACATGAAAAGATTAGGGAGGTTAATGCACCATAATCTGCTTTCCATTGTGGCTTATTACTATAGGAAGGAGGAAAAGCTTTTAGTATGTGATTTTGCTGAGAGAGGAAGCTTGGCTATTAATCTTCATA GTAATCAATCGTTAGGAAAACCAAGTTTGGACTGGCCAACAAGATTGAAGATCGTGAAGGGAGTTGCAAAGGGGTTGTTCTATCTCCACCAAGACCTACCTAGCCTAATGGCTCCACATGGTCACCTCAAATCCTCCAACGTTCTTCTCACCAAAACATTTGAACCACTTCTCACAGACTATGGATTAATTCCGTTGATCAACCAAGAGAAGGCACAAATGCACATGGCGGCCTATAGATCTCCAGAGTATTTGCAACATCGACGTATCACCAAGAAAACCGATGTATGGGGGCTTGGCATACTTATCTTGGAGATCCTAACGGGAAAATTCCCGGCTAATTTCTCACAAAGTAGTGAAGAGGATTTAGCGAGTTGGGTGAACTCGGGTTTCCATGGGGTATGGGCACCAAGTTTGTTTGATAAGGGTATGGGGAAGACAAGCCATTGTGAAGGACAGATTCTCAAACTCTTGACGATCGGATTGAACTGTTGTGAACCCGACGTGGAGAAAAGGTTGGACATAGGACAGGCTGTGGAGAAGATCGAAGAGTTGAAGGAGCGAGAAGGGGATGATGACGACTTCTACTCAACGTATGTGAGTGAAACTGATGGTAGGTCGTCTAAAGGAGAGTCATGCGAGAGTATCAGCTTTGCATGA
- a CDS encoding Pseudouridine synthase family protein (Pseudouridine synthase family protein; FUNCTIONS IN: pseudouridine synthase activity; INVOLVED IN: pseudouridine synthesis, RNA modification; CONTAINS InterPro DOMAIN/s: Pseudouridine synthase, catalytic domain (InterPro:IPR020103), Pseudouridine synthase I, TruA, N-terminal (InterPro:IPR020094), Pseudouridine synthase I, TruA, alpha/beta domain (InterPro:IPR020097), Pseudouridine synthase I, TruA, C-terminal (InterPro:IPR020095), Pseudouridine synthase I, TruA (InterPro:IPR001406); BEST Arabidopsis thaliana protein match is: Pseudouridine synthase family protein (TAIR:AT1G20370.1).) — translation MASRVYVHYHHADACSKARWNARETFRFMYDRPWQHVLDFYSNAVEGNLSVLSLFQPKKSLVHDDGITEEMLLESEPETSTRKDGRSGRWERVNFKIVLSYNGASFDGWQKQPDLHTVQGVVEKSLGGFVDERKAQLLKKKCKPLEGRVLVAGRTDKGVSALNQVCSFYTWRKDIEPIAIEDAINKDASGKLRVVSISKVSRSFHPNFSAKWRRYLYIFPLDDAEPLRKSGENHENFIFDENKKKQRNGLLSEEIAEEVIMSEDDELEIEETSNALEVVEKPSDFSVSKVDQLLQHLQGKVLSYKMFARDTKAARNEGPPTECFMYHARAAEIRLSSSVVHFVAWVFGGSIVLVILATEGSTLDLTDTKLYIASWFLIKRSCEFLFIASDCVEGRRVMCVELVANRFLRKMVRVLVATSIREAAAGAEDDALLKLLEASCRRATAPPAPSEGLCLFDVGYTDFDPQTSLIS, via the exons ATGGCGAGCAGAGTTTACGTTCATTACCACCACGCCGATGCCTGTAGCAAAGCTCGCTGGAACGCcag AGAGACATTTAGGTTTATGTATGATAGGCCTTGGCAACATGTTCTTGACTTCTACTCAAATGCAGTGGAAGGGAATCTTTCTGTCCTGAGTTTGTTTCAGCCTAAA AAATCTTTGGTTCATGATGATGGGATAACTGAAGAGATGCTTCTTGAATCGGAACCGGAGACTTCTACTCGGAAAGACGGGAGGTCGGGGAGGTGGGAAAGAGTGAATTTCAAGATCGTTCTTTCGTATAATGGGGCTTCTTTTGATGGATGGCAGAAACAGCCTGACTTACATACTGTTCAGGG TGTAGTAGAGAAGTCTCTAGGGGGATTTGTTGATGAAAGGAAAGCTCAACTGCtcaagaaaaaatgtaaaccatTAGAAGGACGTGTACTTGTCGCTGGAAGAACCGATAAAGGAGTGTCTGCTCTTAATCAAGTTTGTTCTTTCT ATACATGGAGAAAAGACATTGAACCCATTGCTATTGAAGATGCTATCAATAAAGATGCTTCTGGGAAGCTAAGGGTTGTATCAATCTCTAAG GTTTCCCGTTCATTTCACCCAAATTTCTCGGCAAAATGGAGGCGCTACTTGTATATCTTCCCCTTGGATGATGCTGAGCCATTGCGAAAAAGTGGCGAGAATCATGAGAACTTTATCTTTGatgagaacaagaaaaagcaaagaaatggACTCTTAAGTGAAGAGATTGCTGAAGAAGTAATAATGAGCGAGGATGATGAGCTTGAAATTGAGGAAACCAGCAATGCGCTTGAAGTAGTAGAAAAACCAAGTGACTTTAGTGTAAGCAAGGTTGATCAACTTTTGCAGCACCTTCAAGGAAAAGTATTATCCTACAAGATGTTTGCGCGTGATACAAAAGCTGCAAGAAACGA AGGTCCGCCTACAGAATGTTTTATGTACCATGCACGGGCAGCCGAAATTAGATTGTCCAGTTCT GTCGTCCATTTTGTGGCATGGGTTTTTGGTGGATCAATAGTACTTGTAATCCTGGCTACTGAAGGATCAACATTAGACTTGACAGATACAAAACTGTATATTGCATcttggtttttgattaaacGTTCTTGCGAGTTCTTGTTCATTGCAAGT GACTGTGTGGAAGGAAGAAGGGTTATGTGTGTTGAGCTTGTGGCTAACCGATTTCTCCGCAAG ATGGTTCGAGTTCTTGTGGCAACATCAATCCGAGAAGCTGCCGCTGGTGCGGAAGATGATGCATTGTTAAAACTGCTAGAAGCTTCATGCAGACGAGCCACAGCTCCTCCAGCTCCATCTGAAGGTCTCTGTCTATTCGACGTTGGTTATACTGACTTTGACCCTCAAACTTCTCTCATTTCCTGA
- a CDS encoding Pseudouridine synthase family protein (Pseudouridine synthase family protein; FUNCTIONS IN: pseudouridine synthase activity; INVOLVED IN: pseudouridine synthesis, RNA modification; CONTAINS InterPro DOMAIN/s: Pseudouridine synthase, catalytic domain (InterPro:IPR020103), Pseudouridine synthase I, TruA, N-terminal (InterPro:IPR020094), Pseudouridine synthase I, TruA, alpha/beta domain (InterPro:IPR020097), Pseudouridine synthase I, TruA, C-terminal (InterPro:IPR020095), Pseudouridine synthase I, TruA (InterPro:IPR001406); BEST Arabidopsis thaliana protein match is: Pseudouridine synthase family protein (TAIR:AT3G06950.1); Has 7309 Blast hits to 7255 proteins in 2416 species: Archae - 105; Bacteria - 5162; Metazoa - 124; Fungi - 79; Plants - 176; Viruses - 0; Other Eukaryotes - 1663 (source: NCBI BLink).): MASRVYVHYHHADACSKARWNARETFRFMYDRPWQHVLDFYSNAVEGNLSVLSLFQPKKSLVHDDGITEEMLLESEPETSTRKDGRSGRWERVNFKIVLSYNGASFDGWQKQPDLHTVQGVVEKSLGGFVDERKAQLLKKKCKPLEGRVLVAGRTDKGVSALNQVCSFYTWRKDIEPIAIEDAINKDASGKLRVVSISKVSRSFHPNFSAKWRRYLYIFPLDDAEPLRKSGENHENFIFDENKKKQRNGLLSEEIAEEVIMSEDDELEIEETSNALEVVEKPSDFSVSKVDQLLQHLQGKVLSYKMFARDTKAARNEGPPTECFMYHARAAEIRLSSSDCVEGRRVMCVELVANRFLRKMVRVLVATSIREAAAGAEDDALLKLLEASCRRATAPPAPSEGLCLFDVGYTDFDPQTSLIS, from the exons ATGGCGAGCAGAGTTTACGTTCATTACCACCACGCCGATGCCTGTAGCAAAGCTCGCTGGAACGCcag AGAGACATTTAGGTTTATGTATGATAGGCCTTGGCAACATGTTCTTGACTTCTACTCAAATGCAGTGGAAGGGAATCTTTCTGTCCTGAGTTTGTTTCAGCCTAAA AAATCTTTGGTTCATGATGATGGGATAACTGAAGAGATGCTTCTTGAATCGGAACCGGAGACTTCTACTCGGAAAGACGGGAGGTCGGGGAGGTGGGAAAGAGTGAATTTCAAGATCGTTCTTTCGTATAATGGGGCTTCTTTTGATGGATGGCAGAAACAGCCTGACTTACATACTGTTCAGGG TGTAGTAGAGAAGTCTCTAGGGGGATTTGTTGATGAAAGGAAAGCTCAACTGCtcaagaaaaaatgtaaaccatTAGAAGGACGTGTACTTGTCGCTGGAAGAACCGATAAAGGAGTGTCTGCTCTTAATCAAGTTTGTTCTTTCT ATACATGGAGAAAAGACATTGAACCCATTGCTATTGAAGATGCTATCAATAAAGATGCTTCTGGGAAGCTAAGGGTTGTATCAATCTCTAAG GTTTCCCGTTCATTTCACCCAAATTTCTCGGCAAAATGGAGGCGCTACTTGTATATCTTCCCCTTGGATGATGCTGAGCCATTGCGAAAAAGTGGCGAGAATCATGAGAACTTTATCTTTGatgagaacaagaaaaagcaaagaaatggACTCTTAAGTGAAGAGATTGCTGAAGAAGTAATAATGAGCGAGGATGATGAGCTTGAAATTGAGGAAACCAGCAATGCGCTTGAAGTAGTAGAAAAACCAAGTGACTTTAGTGTAAGCAAGGTTGATCAACTTTTGCAGCACCTTCAAGGAAAAGTATTATCCTACAAGATGTTTGCGCGTGATACAAAAGCTGCAAGAAACGA AGGTCCGCCTACAGAATGTTTTATGTACCATGCACGGGCAGCCGAAATTAGATTGTCCAGTTCT GACTGTGTGGAAGGAAGAAGGGTTATGTGTGTTGAGCTTGTGGCTAACCGATTTCTCCGCAAG ATGGTTCGAGTTCTTGTGGCAACATCAATCCGAGAAGCTGCCGCTGGTGCGGAAGATGATGCATTGTTAAAACTGCTAGAAGCTTCATGCAGACGAGCCACAGCTCCTCCAGCTCCATCTGAAGGTCTCTGTCTATTCGACGTTGGTTATACTGACTTTGACCCTCAAACTTCTCTCATTTCCTGA
- a CDS encoding ECA1 gametogenesis family protein (DUF784) (LOCATED IN: endomembrane system; CONTAINS InterPro DOMAIN/s: Protein of unknown function DUF784, Arabidopsis thaliana (InterPro:IPR008502); BEST Arabidopsis thaliana protein match is: Protein of unknown function (DUF784) (TAIR:AT4G13261.1); Has 81 Blast hits to 81 proteins in 4 species: Archae - 0; Bacteria - 0; Metazoa - 0; Fungi - 0; Plants - 81; Viruses - 0; Other Eukaryotes - 0 (source: NCBI BLink).) — MAKSLLMVMLVSIVMFYMACPILSQEVHEDVVISPTPFEKAISPAMEYEMKLPHYSQKQYDFLEACVEKPSSICGGEIFQNVLDETNLVTDKCCRNILKIGKDCHLGLMKILFSSYEYKNIASIPRSKQTWNDCLRRVGSKIGVPVSFE; from the coding sequence atggcAAAATCTCTTCTCATGGTCATGCTTGTATCCATTGTAATGTTTTACATGGCTTGTCCAATTTTATCCCAGGAGGTACATGAAGATGTAGTCATATCTCCAACTCCATTCGAAAAAGCTATTTCACCCGCAATGGAATATGAAATGAAGCTTCCCCATTACTCGCAAAAACAGTATGATTTTCTAGAGGCTTGCGTTGAAAAGCCGAGCTCCATATGCGGAGGTGAGATTTTCCAGAACGTGTTGGATGAAACAAACCTAGTGACAGATAAATGTTGTCGTAATATATTGAAGATTGGCAAAGATTGCCATCTTGGATTGATGAAAATCTTATTCTCATCgtatgaatataaaaatattgcatCTATTCCAAGAAGCAAACAGACATGGAACGATTGTCTTCGTAGAGTTGGAAGCAAGATTGGTGTTCCAGTCTCTTTTGAATAG